Proteins from one Cellulosilyticum lentocellum DSM 5427 genomic window:
- a CDS encoding EAL domain-containing protein, protein MQIKKKLPLIMISLICVPLLILAVVIYLYSANNLIRRSENNIKQLATSEGRALEALIKAKEYRVQVLATDERIIDALNEKESNATRMSSLKVEKAKELLKQVCTNEDIYEAFLIDKEGNIFIDSNEESEQITLKDQEMYENVLKGETVFSDILFSNTESGKVINITVPVKNEYDEVIGAVCQVIFNNWFSDFSKNIKIEQTGYAYILDEKLNFIAHPDIIKEGEALVSDGMRQMIKEAYDKEENHGAGVYTYKGQEKYGSFYIVGDIDWIICVVQNVKEIEKQAVIEFLLIIMSIIVLVIIVSIASMQISKKITRPIDQLTTIISHASDGDFGQICSYAGNDEIGVLSKHYNQMLKSLGESHSDLNHVCEELSATQAELKNNIEELTRSKEALLISEKRYKTTLNAIEEVIWEYNVKTKTFFATEKWEELVGCSSNNIKIFNVIKDTLEPHHIEVFMLVLKGCIEGRNDSFSQELYMKNEHRWLLCKGHVVRSENGKLDKLIGILTDITDNKANEERVRKLAFFDVLTGCLNKQTFMESLETWLSPGEAIKDAALLFIDLDDFKKINDTLGHEMGDKLLNYVAKVLRHIIPQDSFISRFGGDEFVIFKTSVSDLGEIQEMVYSILNIFQDPIRIDGKDIHITCSIGIALYPLDGTSGDILLKNADTAMYKAKDNGKNSYSFYAPDMSKSLDRKLLVEGALREAIGKNTLYLQYQPIIELKTGKTVAAEALLRLKDDELGFISPGEFIPIAEETGLIIPTGDWVIENALRELSYYRLVGYESLSITINVSSLQMKDRNFIDKLKLMVQNAKIPPEFIKLEVTESVFMENVEKSINLFREIKKMGIKLALDDFGTGYSSLNYLRSIPLDILKIDKSFIDEITTSRVLSEIVDSIIGMAHTLDILVVAEGVESEEQLSILKEKGCDFIQGYFFSKPLMPNQLEERLQEEKYA, encoded by the coding sequence ATGCAAATTAAGAAAAAATTACCTTTAATAATGATAAGTTTAATTTGTGTGCCGCTACTTATTTTGGCTGTTGTTATCTATCTATATTCGGCTAATAATCTGATTAGGAGAAGTGAAAATAATATTAAACAATTAGCTACTTCTGAAGGAAGAGCTTTAGAGGCATTAATAAAAGCTAAAGAGTACCGTGTACAAGTATTAGCCACAGATGAGCGTATTATAGATGCATTAAATGAAAAAGAAAGTAACGCTACTAGGATGAGTAGCTTGAAGGTGGAGAAGGCTAAAGAACTTTTGAAACAAGTATGTACAAATGAAGATATATATGAGGCTTTTTTGATTGATAAAGAGGGAAACATCTTTATTGATAGTAATGAGGAATCGGAACAGATTACTTTAAAAGATCAAGAGATGTACGAAAACGTATTAAAAGGCGAAACTGTTTTTTCGGACATTTTATTTTCTAATACGGAAAGTGGTAAGGTTATTAATATCACTGTACCGGTAAAAAATGAATACGATGAAGTTATCGGAGCAGTGTGCCAAGTTATATTTAATAATTGGTTTAGTGATTTTAGTAAGAATATTAAAATTGAACAAACAGGCTATGCTTACATATTGGATGAAAAGCTAAATTTTATTGCTCACCCGGATATTATTAAAGAAGGGGAGGCTTTAGTGAGTGATGGGATGAGGCAGATGATTAAAGAGGCTTATGATAAAGAAGAAAATCATGGTGCAGGTGTTTATACATATAAAGGACAAGAAAAATATGGTTCTTTTTATATTGTAGGAGATATAGATTGGATTATCTGTGTTGTTCAAAACGTAAAAGAGATAGAAAAACAAGCAGTAATAGAATTTTTACTCATTATTATGAGTATTATTGTACTTGTTATTATCGTAAGTATAGCAAGTATGCAGATTTCTAAGAAGATTACAAGGCCAATAGATCAACTCACTACAATAATAAGTCATGCGTCAGATGGTGATTTTGGTCAGATTTGTTCTTATGCAGGCAATGATGAAATTGGTGTTCTTTCGAAGCATTATAATCAAATGCTAAAAAGTCTAGGAGAAAGTCATAGTGATTTGAATCATGTATGTGAAGAATTATCTGCCACTCAAGCCGAATTGAAAAATAACATTGAGGAATTAACAAGGAGTAAAGAAGCGCTTCTGATTAGCGAGAAACGATATAAAACGACCCTAAATGCCATTGAAGAAGTGATTTGGGAGTATAATGTTAAAACCAAGACTTTTTTTGCTACAGAGAAGTGGGAAGAATTAGTGGGGTGTAGTAGTAATAACATTAAAATTTTTAATGTTATTAAGGATACGTTAGAGCCTCATCATATAGAAGTATTTATGTTAGTGCTGAAAGGGTGTATAGAAGGAAGGAACGATAGTTTTAGTCAAGAACTTTATATGAAGAATGAACATAGGTGGCTATTATGTAAAGGACATGTTGTTCGAAGTGAAAATGGCAAATTAGATAAGTTGATTGGTATATTAACGGATATTACAGATAATAAGGCTAATGAGGAGCGTGTTAGAAAATTAGCATTTTTTGATGTTTTAACAGGATGCTTAAATAAGCAGACCTTTATGGAGAGTTTAGAGACGTGGCTCTCACCTGGTGAAGCTATTAAAGATGCAGCTCTCTTATTTATAGATCTTGATGATTTTAAGAAAATTAATGACACATTAGGCCATGAGATGGGAGACAAACTGCTAAATTACGTAGCGAAAGTACTTAGACATATTATTCCACAAGATTCTTTCATAAGTCGTTTTGGAGGAGATGAGTTCGTTATCTTTAAAACCAGTGTTTCTGACTTAGGTGAAATTCAGGAAATGGTATATTCTATTCTTAATATATTTCAAGATCCAATTCGTATTGATGGAAAGGATATTCACATTACATGTAGTATCGGTATTGCTTTGTATCCGTTAGATGGGACAAGCGGGGATATACTTCTTAAAAATGCAGATACAGCCATGTATAAAGCGAAAGATAATGGTAAAAACAGCTATAGCTTCTATGCTCCAGATATGTCAAAGTCATTGGATAGAAAGCTTTTAGTAGAAGGTGCTCTTAGAGAAGCGATAGGAAAGAATACGCTTTATTTACAATACCAGCCTATAATAGAGCTTAAGACTGGAAAAACAGTGGCGGCAGAAGCCTTATTAAGGTTAAAGGATGATGAGTTAGGTTTTATATCACCAGGTGAGTTTATTCCTATTGCAGAAGAAACGGGACTTATTATTCCCACAGGTGATTGGGTTATAGAAAATGCTTTAAGAGAATTAAGTTATTATAGATTAGTTGGATATGAAAGCTTAAGTATAACCATTAATGTATCTTCATTACAAATGAAGGATAGAAATTTTATTGATAAACTTAAGTTGATGGTACAAAATGCTAAAATTCCACCTGAATTTATTAAGTTAGAAGTGACAGAATCTGTTTTTATGGAAAATGTGGAAAAAAGTATAAACTTATTCCGTGAGATTAAGAAGATGGGAATTAAATTAGCGCTAGATGACTTTGGAACAGGCTATTCTTCCCTTAATTATTTGCGTAGCATTCCACTAGATATTTTAAAGATTGATAAATCGTTTATAGATGAAATCACAACAAGCAGAGTTTTATCTGAAATAGTTGATAGTATTATTGGAATGGCACACACACTTGATATTCTCGTAGTAGCAGAAGGAGTAGAAAGTGAA